In the genome of Thermococcus sp. 21S7, the window ATTCTGTCGTCATCGGCCGTCAGGAGGTCAACCAGCCTCTCAAAACCCCTGGAGAGGACCTTTCTTCGGAATGAGTCGGAGGGGTCGCTCAGCAGGTCATCCAGCACGAACAGTGCCCTGAGCTTGAGCGCATCGTCACCCTCCCCCAGCAGGCTGATCACAACGTCTAGGACATTCTCATCGCTCCTCACGAGGCGGGCGACTTCCCTCGTCTGCCAGGAAAGAACCAGTTCTTTAATTTGATCCATGGGCTTCACCCCTAATTGTACCCGCGAGATGTTGAACTTCATCCAATATATTGTTTTCGCTTCACACCCGCTGGAACCTGTACAGGTCAACGGAGATTCTCTCCAGCTTCTTCCGATGGAAGAAGAACTGGGCCGGAATCTCAAAGGGGAGGGTTATTCTATGCGTTATTGAAAAATTGAAGTCTCTCACAAAGGCCTCGATGAAGCGCCTCACCTCGGGCTTGGCAAGATGGATGGAGTAGGCAACGTCGCCCACCTCAAAGGCCTTGGTCAAAAAGGGCCTGTCGGCGTGGGGTTTTTGGCTCCCGAAGGGCGGGTTCATCAGGACCGTGTCGACCCTCTCAGAAAAATCCGAGACATCCGTGTGAACCACCTCAACGCAGTCACTCAGCCCAAGACGCTCCACGTTGCCGCGGAGAACACCAACGGCATCGCCGTCGACCTCAACCGCGTAGACCCTCTCGGCACCGAGGAGGCAGGCACCGACGGTCAGAACCCCCGTTCCGGCACCCAGGTCGGCAACCACCCTGCCCGCGATATCGCCCTGGGAGTGGGCCAGCCAGAGCAGTTCGGCCGCGACATCCCCCGGAGTCCTGTACTGCTCAAGCTCCGGTTTGGGGTTTTGGAAGCCCTCCAGCCGGGAGAGGGTCATGGCAAGGTGCCTCTTTCTCATGGGACTCACCGTCGCTCTGCCGATATCAAAAGGCGCTTATATTAAGTTTGTGGGCTATTCATGAACGAGTCCCTTTTCCCTGTCGGCTAGAGCCTCAAGAATCCTGATCGCAAGCTTCTGATCCTCGTAGGCCGCCGATTTCTTGATCATTTTAAGCTGCTCAACGAAGGGCTTGAAAAGAGACATCCGTTCGGCGGGAGCGGACCTGACAAGTGCTTCGAGGACGAGCAGCGCATCAAATCGTGTTTCATCCCTGTCGAGGTACTCGGGGAGAAGCGAAAGAACCGCCATTGCGCTTTTCTCATCCCACATCCTGTCGAAGTAGTAGCCGAGGAACTCAAGGGCAGGGATCGCCTTTGATGTGTCCCCAGACAGATAGAATTCCAGAAAACGCCTCACTATCCCACTACCGTAAGGAGTCCGCGACGCCAGTACGGCCAGGGTTTTTACGGCCCTCATGCGCATCCACCGGTTCTTGGACAGTGCCAGGTTTATCAGCGGCTCTACACAGGTTTCGAGTAGGGGCATCCATCTAGAATCGAGCTTTTCCGCAAGCTTGGAAAGGGCCCACAGGGCGTCCATCTTCTCAAGCTTATCGCCGTTATCCAGCATACGAACTAGCTCGAACACCAACTCGGGGTTTATTCTGGACAGTTCAAGGAGTCTTTCTTCATCGCCTGATGCGAGAGCACGGTTGAATTCAGTCCGTCTATCCTCCGGGGACTCATTTGCCCTCCTCTGCTTGGACGTGGTGGCACTGGGAGAAGACCCCGCGGTCTTTTTGCCCTTCCCTCTGAACCGGGACAGGGTCGGGGGTTGGAGATACCGCTGGGCTTTTTTCTCTGGGGGTATCTCCGGATACTTCGGCCCCGGAAGAATCCTTTCATTGATTTTCAGGGTCTCCTTACCCATCTCCTTCAGAACCCCAGCGAGCCATTTCAGAACGTAGGTATCCCCCACCGCGAGGGCCAAATCCACCGCCTCGTAGAAGCGCTCGTGCACCAGGAGTTCATGAAGTTTCTCCATTGCCTTTTCAGGGTTGTTCAGATAGTACTTCTTTATGGCGGCCTCCAGTCTGCCCGCCACCAGCCGAGCTTTCTCTCCCAGTTTCTGGTCTCCCCTTAGGGAAAGGTTCTTAACAGCCGTGAGCACCCTGACAGCGTCGTCCACGAGTTCTTCATTCAGCGGGAAATTCGAAACCTCCATGAGGATGTCCAGGGCAAAATCCGCCAGGGGCACGTCTTTTTCGGAGAGCATGTTTCCGACCTCTGAGAACACGGTCTTCAGCAGGGGGGACGCCCCCGTGTACGTGCCGGTGTTCAGGAGGAGTCTGAGCCCCATGGCTTTTAATCGCAGATTCTTCGAGCTCAACAGTCTCGAAAGTACGTCCATAAGGGCCGGAGTGTATGAAACCGCCTTCATGTTCATGAGGACTGGAGGTATCTCAATCAGAACGGCCTCGTTTCTGCGGCTTTTAACGAGGTCTTTGAGGGCGTGCGCAAGTCTCACGAAGGTGTCCGGACGGAGGGGTATCCCGTGTATGAGTTCTGCCAGCACCCTGAGCGCGTGGATGGAAACCTCATCGCTGTTGCATTTCACGGCCGCAAGTACATCGTTTAGGTACTCCCTGAGAAGAAACAGCCTCTTTACGTCCGGTAAGGAAGCCAGAACCTCCTCAAGCGCCATGAGGGCGCGGAGTCTGACCTCACCATCGCCCTCGCGGAGCAGTTTGAACAGCCCTTCTAGGGCGGCATCGTCGGCAAGGGCCAGCTCAACGGCCCTTCCGATCGCCCAGGAACGGAGGCATTCCTCCAGCGTCCCGATGATATCATTCTTCGGAGGCATTACATCATGTTGTTCGAATTCAAAACTTATACGCCTTTCGGTGATATGCCCCCTCCGTGCAGGCTGATTCCCAGGGGCTCGTCCCGCTCCCTCGCCGTCCCAGGTATCTCGTCAAAGGCGTAGTCCTCGCGCAGGCCCAGGAGTATCTCGACCTCCGGCGGCGTCAGCACCGGCTTCCTCCAGTTCTCGTAGTCGTCTATCGGAACGCGCGGGCAGGCTACCACGACGTACGCATCGAAGTCGAAGCCCTCCAGGGCAGGGTAGTTGATGTGGTTCATGACTATGAGCCTCGCGTACTTCCCGTGCTCGCGGAGGAGTTTCACCACGCGCTTCGCCTCGGCCAGGCGGAGCTGTCCCCTCTTGGTACTTGTTATCACGCCGAAGCGCTCCGCATCCATGGCCTTCGCTACCTGTGCCCAGCGCCTCCTGATGAGCCTCTCGGCCTCGCTATCCATCCAGACCGCATCGCCGGAGTAGGGGTTTACCGCGAGGGTGGGCTTCCCCGTCGCCAGTGCGACGCCGAGCGGGTGGAAGTAGCCGGCGCCGATGAAGAGAACCCCCTCCCCGTCAACTTTCGCCGCGGCAAAGTTGCACCCGAGAACCTGGCCCGGCCAGCTGACGCGGGAGTCCCCTTTTCCAACAAGAACCTCGAAGCCGTTCTCCTCAAGGAACTCCCTCGCCCGGTCGAGCTGGTGGATGTGCTGGGCCGTCGTGACCAGGACTATCCTCCTTCCAAGTTTCCGTATCTCGCCCAGGTTCCTTTCAAGTGAGAGAACAACATCGACGTTCGCGAAGGCGGGAACGAATATCGTTGGGACCTCAAGGTGGAGGCGCATGTATGAGTGGCCGAGGTGTATCAGCGCATCGCAGCCGAGCAGCCTCGCTTCCCTATCGGCCGGGTCGCAGGCACCGTAGTTTATATCGCCGCTTATTATCGCCTCGACTCCGTTCTCCTCAAGGAAATCCGCCAGAGACTGGGCTTCCCTCTTCAGCCCCTCCGGCGTCTGAATGAGCACCCTCTCCGCGCCGAGCTCTCGCAGGGTTTCAAGTATCTCGCGGGTCGAAACTTCGTGCATTGAGTCCACCGAAATCCATAGCTGAGAAGCCTTTAAATGCCCATCGGCATCAGTACTATGCGAAAAAGTTAAAAATAAAAAATCTCGACCTGGAATGGTGAACAACGTGGTAGAGTTTCTTGGACTCCTTGGGGAGGCATGGGGAAAGTTCGAAGAGACCAAATGGCTCCTGCCGGTGCCGCTCGTGATGAGTCTGATGGACTACGACAAAGTCATCAGAACCCTGCACTTGGGAGGTTTTCATTTTGGAATTCGCTTTCCACTTCCGGAACCCTTGCCGACCCTCTGGAGCTTTGTATCCCTGCCCGCGGGAGCACCTGGTACAACGTTTTCACCAGAGGGCATCCTGTTCACGGCGCTCCTCGTTCTCTTCGGAAGCTATCTCCAAGCCGGCTACGTCGGAAGCATTAGGGACGAGGTTCTTATGCGGGAGGGCCGATTCCTCAAAAACGCGGAGCGGGACTTTCTTGAGTTCCTCCAGTTCAACCTGATGATGTACGCCGCCGTGACTATCCTAGTCCTCTCACTCATAACCGTACCGTCCATGTTTCTCCTGGCCTTCCTGGCGCTCCTCGTATTCCTCTACGCCGTCTATGGAACACCGTTTCTAATCTCAATCCTCGGGCTCAGGTTTCGTGATGCTCTGGTGGAAAGCCTGAACC includes:
- a CDS encoding METTL5 family protein codes for the protein MRKRHLAMTLSRLEGFQNPKPELEQYRTPGDVAAELLWLAHSQGDIAGRVVADLGAGTGVLTVGACLLGAERVYAVEVDGDAVGVLRGNVERLGLSDCVEVVHTDVSDFSERVDTVLMNPPFGSQKPHADRPFLTKAFEVGDVAYSIHLAKPEVRRFIEAFVRDFNFSITHRITLPFEIPAQFFFHRKKLERISVDLYRFQRV
- the dph2 gene encoding diphthamide biosynthesis enzyme Dph2: MHEVSTREILETLRELGAERVLIQTPEGLKREAQSLADFLEENGVEAIISGDINYGACDPADREARLLGCDALIHLGHSYMRLHLEVPTIFVPAFANVDVVLSLERNLGEIRKLGRRIVLVTTAQHIHQLDRAREFLEENGFEVLVGKGDSRVSWPGQVLGCNFAAAKVDGEGVLFIGAGYFHPLGVALATGKPTLAVNPYSGDAVWMDSEAERLIRRRWAQVAKAMDAERFGVITSTKRGQLRLAEAKRVVKLLREHGKYARLIVMNHINYPALEGFDFDAYVVVACPRVPIDDYENWRKPVLTPPEVEILLGLREDYAFDEIPGTARERDEPLGISLHGGGISPKGV